From the genome of Pantoea alfalfae, one region includes:
- a CDS encoding Na/Pi cotransporter family protein yields MLTLLNLLSAVALLVWGTHIVRTGIMRVYGADLRRVLSRSIEKKPMAFLAGIGVTTLVQSSNATTLLVTSFVAQNLVSLTPALVVILGADVGTAIMARILTFDLSWLSPLFIFFGVVFFLSRKQTRAGQLGRASIGLGLILLALQLIVEAARPITQAAGVQVLFSSLTGDVMLDALLGAVFAIISYSSLAAVLITATLTATGVISFKVALCLVIGANLGSGLLAMINASSSNAAGKRVALGSLLFKFIGCVLILPFVDIVATWLDKLPVNDEELVIFFHVFYNLIRCVAMVPFADLMARLCRRLIADDVDNALQLKPKHLDRSALDTPALALVNAAREALRMGDVLEQMLEAFNKVIHGESREERTVRRLDDDVDVLYTAIKLYLARMPKEDLPEEDSRRWGEIIEMSLNLEQAGDIIERMSGDVADKSLAAGRAFSAEGLKELQELQELLIANLRMSLSVFLSHDVTSARRLRRAKHRFRLMIRRYSHAHVDRLHQQNVQSIETSSLHLGLLGDMKRLNSLFCSVAYTVLDQPDDERDYE; encoded by the coding sequence GTGTTAACCCTGCTTAATTTACTTTCTGCAGTGGCCCTGCTGGTCTGGGGCACGCATATCGTGCGAACCGGCATCATGCGGGTCTACGGTGCCGATCTGCGCCGCGTGCTGAGCCGCAGCATCGAAAAAAAACCGATGGCGTTTCTGGCAGGTATCGGCGTAACCACGCTGGTGCAGAGCAGCAACGCTACGACATTGCTGGTCACCTCGTTTGTGGCGCAGAATCTGGTCAGCCTGACGCCCGCACTGGTGGTGATTCTGGGCGCGGATGTCGGTACCGCTATCATGGCCCGTATTCTGACCTTTGATCTCTCCTGGCTCTCACCGCTGTTTATCTTCTTTGGCGTGGTGTTCTTCCTCAGCCGCAAACAGACCCGTGCCGGTCAGTTAGGCCGCGCCAGTATCGGCCTGGGCCTGATACTGCTGGCGCTGCAGCTGATTGTCGAAGCAGCGCGTCCGATTACTCAGGCCGCGGGTGTGCAGGTGCTCTTCTCCAGCCTGACGGGCGACGTGATGCTCGATGCGCTGCTGGGCGCAGTGTTTGCCATTATCAGTTACTCCAGTCTGGCCGCGGTGCTGATCACCGCGACACTGACTGCAACCGGCGTGATTTCGTTCAAGGTCGCGCTCTGTCTGGTGATCGGTGCCAATCTCGGTAGCGGTCTGCTGGCGATGATCAACGCCAGCAGCTCGAATGCCGCCGGTAAGCGCGTAGCGCTCGGCAGCCTGCTGTTCAAGTTCATTGGCTGCGTCCTGATCCTGCCGTTTGTCGATATTGTGGCGACCTGGCTCGATAAGCTGCCGGTCAACGATGAAGAGTTAGTGATTTTCTTCCATGTGTTTTACAACCTGATCCGCTGTGTGGCGATGGTGCCGTTTGCTGACCTGATGGCGCGCCTCTGCCGTCGACTCATTGCCGACGACGTCGACAACGCGCTGCAGCTTAAGCCAAAGCACCTCGATCGCAGCGCGCTGGATACCCCGGCGCTGGCGCTGGTGAATGCCGCCCGCGAAGCGCTGCGCATGGGTGACGTGCTGGAACAGATGCTGGAAGCGTTTAATAAAGTCATACATGGTGAGTCCCGCGAGGAGCGCACGGTGCGGCGGCTTGATGATGATGTCGATGTGCTCTATACCGCCATCAAACTCTATCTGGCGCGGATGCCCAAAGAGGATTTGCCGGAAGAGGATTCGCGCCGCTGGGGTGAAATCATTGAGATGTCGCTGAATCTGGAGCAGGCCGGTGACATTATTGAGCGGATGAGCGGCGATGTCGCTGACAAGTCGCTGGCAGCGGGCCGTGCGTTTTCTGCTGAGGGCTTAAAGGAGCTGCAGGAGTTGCAGGAGCTGTTAATCGCCAACCTCAGAATGAGCCTGTCGGTATTTCTGTCGCACGATGTCACCAGCGCCAGGCGACTGCGCCGCGCGAAACATCGCTTCCGCCTGATGATTCGCCGCTACTCTCATGCCCACGTTGATCGCCTGCATCAGCAGAACGTGCAGAGCATTGAGACCAGCTCGCTGCACCTTGGTTTACTCGGCGATATGAAGCGCCTGAATTCCCTCTTCTGCAGCGTGGCCTATACCGTGCTGGACCAGCCCGACGATGAACGGGATTATGAATAA